ACTCATTTTCAcgtatttataattattatgtttgGTTACGATAGTAAATTTAGGGTTGTCCGATTACTTGAAattgtattttctatttgataattttttatgctACTAactaaatattgtaaatatctATTTCTATGTTAAATTCCTACATGTGTTGTTGAAATTTGAGTACGGTGAATATTTATCACagatattgaaataaaatttaaaatatataactgtttgttttattaacaatttgaCGTGCAATATTGCTTGTCATTTTTTGTTCCACTATTTacgataaaaaaataaaatcacaaatgacgagcaacaatattttaagatttttttttttcataatcaatttgaaacgattttacatttttctaaaatcaatttagcTCAAACGGCATATTTGAagtaaaagtgattttaaccaTCTCAAAATCACTCCATACCCTAATActaacttattatttataaaatgataaaaaactAAGTCTcaaatacaattttacttttactctATTTTCTATCACAAGACTCATGctactttttaaaatccaaTGGTACAAAGAGTTACTCGAGAAAGGTTCTACTAATTaatctttcatattttgtgACAGATTTATCAATGTAAACATGCAtgattcaattaattaacgGTTATAGTAAAAACAtggcaaaataattaactagaAAGTCACATAGGTCAATTTTGTAGAGTTCATTGAAGTTGACTCATATGGTCAaccatgaaaagaaaaaaaatgctaaaGGCCGATCCCTACTGACTAAGAATTTTACTTTTGCATTTATTTGGGTCATTGTTCATTGCATAATGTCATGCAATGATTTAATTAACGTCTAAAGAAGTTAATCAGTAAATGATTGTAACGAAATCTATTTAAGAGAGGAATCGTGACATTTGGAGTACGTTGAAATACAGATACTAACGTAATCGTGACGACTTCAGTATCACATTGGAGGGAGATTTTCCTCTTTGTGTGGGatgttgatttaatttatttctacaATTGATACCAAATTTGGTTATGAATATTAATGATATACAATTTGTTAAAAGCTATTGCATGTTGAATTAACAGTATGGAAGCATCGAATCAACAACCGattaaattgaggaaaagACAGAGCAATAAACCTCCAAAGTCCCACTTTCGGCGTTCACTGAGcatgaagaaagaaacaaatgcAAAAGGAAGCAAAAAACGGGCGAATGGCAGTATGTGAAGGACAAGCGTCCATGGCTACCGAAGTCAGCTTCCATACAATTTCACTTGCTTTCTTTCAAAGCTTCCGCCATGCATGGCCAGCTTTACTTCCAATTCTACTCAATCTCCTCTCCCTCTTTAATTACTCTCAATTCCAATCTCCGCTTCCCTTCTAATTTCTCCATAAACCAGCAGTggaaccattttttttttagggcAATGGAGTCAAAACCAGACCTCAAATCCAATGACGAACTTCAGGTGAGGTGATAACGACTAATGTGCTCTAATTATGGTTTCCTTGCTTTTGCTTTACTTCAATTCCCCTTTTTCTATGATTCTGCCTCCTACTACTGTCGCACATCGGTCAATTTGTGCTATCATTGTCCGTTTGTCGTCTCTATCTCTTTCTCttaaaagttcatttttaTCAACAATAGTTAGGGCTTGCTTTTCACTGTTTGTTTCACTTTATGTTGGtgaattgatttgattaaccttcttttgttttttctattgcAAATTGTTGTTGGTGATAAATTGAGATCATGTTTGACTAACacctttctttattatttttgtttaaacaatGCCATTTAGTCTATAATTCCTTTTGAAGTTAATGATTTAGTCCCTATTTACATTAACACATCTCATTCGGTGACTATTTCTTactttgttttctgtttttgaaaattatgtcTATTTCTTCACACTTTCTTTACTATATTGagtctttcttattttcaaagaaaCTTTTGAATTCATTAGCCAAAGTAAGAAGAACAAGTTCTTAAAACTACTTGACTTGAAtttcgaaaataaaaacaattacaaggAATACAAACTTCCGAAGGAGGGAAAGCAAAACAGACAAGAGTATAATAATctataaaagggaaaaaagaaacataatctTGTTTTTGAATAACAATTAGATGACAAAGCATAAGAACTCAAGGGTGAAGGTAGAATTTGTAAgctaaattttcaagaaaaagggTTATCAAATGGGGCTAAATGGTAAGCTACTAAAATGTGGATGATGATTTGATTGTTGTAGTTCAATATTTGTAATGATAAGGCCTTGCTGAAAAAGTTCTACTAAGGTGTAAGAGTAACAAAAATTCTTACATGTGTTCAATCACTAAACAACTGAAGAACCAAAATGTGTTTTCATAGACTAAATGCCTTCATTAACCTGCCTGACCATAACTTTATACAATTGTTTTGGTAAAGCTATGGTGTAATGTTAAACAgtgatttaatttaagaacAATTGGTCCTTTGTTTGACTCCCCCAACTAATTTGGATTGATAACCACTTGGTTAGGTCGTGTGCTAATTTCTAACCCACCAGTGGGAGAAGTATTAGAGCACGGATTCTCAACAACTTATCtttcaaaacaatacaatTCTCAAGTCATTtgttttcccctttttttattttcttccaactTGTAGGAAATGGACAAGagataatataaaacaatagaACATCTGAAAATGCAAATATTCTAAGGTCGTTGATTGCTATCATTAATCATCGAATCTTAACTTTAGATGACACCATTTGAACTGTTATCTTCATCAAAGGTCAAAGCCGCTACAGtcaattttatacatataatttaatctCTAATGCTACACTAATGATagcttttaatatatattttattttagctttcatttgatattgaaatggattttataaaagtttaacaGTATCAAAAATGTTGCAAAAGGTGGCAGATCTACACCTGCTGGAGAATGGCCAAGAAAGGTTTCAGAGTTCAAGCTTAGAAGATGGTGCTTTGACTGatcaaaatgacaaaacaacaGCAAACCGAAGAAAAGTTGGTGGATGGAATTGTGGGATGCTGCTgctaggtaaaaaaaaaaaaaaaaaaatcatttttggtGATCATATATAAGAGACAGAATCTCAactccattttcatttcaaaatcgGCACTTTAAATAACATTCAATTAGCATGTTAGTTTTACCAAATTGAGCATAGATCAACTAGTTTGGACATATGTCTGCGACTTAGAGGACAAAAGTTTGAACATCTCTATCCCCACTTGatggaagaattttttttagcattttGGTTTTGCCTGGAAGTTGATGGGCAGCAATTTTGTTTCCCATCTCCGTTTTCGAGgtcatatacaaaaaaaattgacttcCCCCCACCCTAATCCGTTAAATGCTTGGCTTGATAACTGTTGCAGTGAATCAAGGATTGATCACACTGGCATTTGCTGGAGTCGAAGTGAATTTGGTTCTGTTTTCAAAGTCAGTGCTGAGGCAAACAAACGCTGAAGCAGCAAATATGTTCAGCAGATGGATGGGAACCACTTATTGCTTCTCTTTGTTGGGTGCATTTCTCAGTGACTCATACTTGGGAAGATATCTCACTTGTGTAATTTTTCAACTTGTTTTCATTGTTGTAAGTCAGCCTCTTCTCTTGCTCCTTGACTCCCCCACAAGTCTAAGAACACAAGTTAGAAGGTTTTTTTGGCAGAATGAACTACCACACAATCTCTACTCcttatttagtttttggaaCTCGTGGATTTTTTCAAGTAGTGTGTTGAGGGCCTACTTCTTGAATTGTACTCATCTCTAATCCTTGCGTAGGCCTAGCTCTCCTTAGAGTCAACTTTGAAAGACTGAGGatttttgtaagttttttagtacaacaacgGGACGAGGGAGTGAACTTTTGACCTTTAGGAAAGAAAGTTATGTCAATTACAATTACAGTTCAACTAAGAGCACTTCAGCAATAAGaatcttttaagttattaagtTTTCACAACCTAAAAAGTTGAACCCATAAGGTATTTCCAAATAGCACCCAGTTGTTTTAGCACCCTAGGGactatttgaagttttttaacCATGATTTTTCTGAAATTAGGCTTCAAAAGAAATAGCCGATAAGTTATCttacaaaactaaaacaagaACTTTATTTGGTGAGATTGAGGTTACAACATCTTTTGGTAAATGGTAGTGTTAGGGATTAACAATATTCTCGCTGCAAGAACTAAATTCACGCTCTCTTTTTGCAGGGTCTGATAGCACTTTCCTTACTAACTCACATATCTCTGCTCAAACCCAATGGCTGTGGCAAAATAGGCCAATTATGCGACCCTCATAGCTTAACTGAACTCTCAATATTTTACATATCGATCTATCTAATTGCCTTGGGGAACGGAGCTCCTGAGCCTGCGTTGGCTACATTTGGTGTAGAGCAATTCGATGACAAAGATCCTAAAGAAAACCGAGCCAAGACCTCATTCTACAGCTACTTCTATGTGTCAATAAACATGGGGTGTTTGATTGCAGAGACAATTTTGGTTTATATAGAGAATTTGGGGCATTGGATGGTGGGATTTTGGATATGTGCTGTGTGTGGATTGCTTGCCTATCTGTTGTTTTTGAGTGGAACTCCAAGATATAGACAGTCCAAACCTTGTGGTAATCCTATATCAAGATTCTCTCAAGTTCTAATGGCTTCCgtgaagaaaatgaatcttCCAATGCCTTCAAATGGAGAAGGTCTTTATGAAGGACTAGGGAAAAAGGGTACAAGGAGAATGCTACACACTGAAGGTTTCAAGTAAGTGGGgtcctttttttctcctttttaatatatcttttaattatttcttttcatgtgATATATATTCGTGCGGTTTTAGGaaaaatacatacataaataaataaggttGGTaaggaaaaattatttttggtaGGGTAacaatacattatttttaattagatttctTCCAACATGATCTTTTGTGCACACgctcaaaaaatattttgaaagggACAGATTTTCTACAATGATTGATGACATATGTTTGCCCTAATCAATAAATACTCTTCACTGTATTTTCCTTACCTACGGTGGGTGTGATATGACTGAAAGCCTTAAAAGTCAATCCTGACGAGAAACTTTTTGGTGGATgatttttttcccattttttttttttaataatgcaGATTTTTGGACAGAGCAGCCATTCTTACAGCAGAGGAGGCTAACTTGATATGCAACCATGGCCAAACTCCAAATCCATGGAAAATTTGCCCTGTTACTCAAGTTGAGGAAGTCAAATGCATTTTGAGGCTCCTTCCAGTTTGGTTATGCACTATTTTCTCCTCTGTTGTGTTCATTCAAATGAtctctctttttgttgaaCAAGGAGCTGCCATGGACACCCTCGTCGTGTCAAACTTCCACATACCTCCAGCAAGCATGACAGCCTTCGACATTGTAAGCACGACCATGTTCATCATGCTTTATGACAGGCTCCTTGTTCCTCTATATGTTAGGATTGCAAAACGAAAGCCAAAAGCCCCAAATGAACTTCAAAGGATTGGGATCGGCCTAGCCATTGCAATAGTAGCACTTGTAATTGCAGGCTTTGTTGAGCAAAAACGGTTGAAGCATGCAGGTGTTAGTGGCAAAGAAATTAGTTCTTTTAGTATTTTCTGGCAAACACCTCAGTATGTACTTGTGGGAGTGGCCGAAGCATTCGTCTATGTAGCTCAGATGGATTTTTTCACTTCACAAATACCAGAAGGATTGAAAAGCTTGGGGATGGGACTTTCCATGTCTTCAACAGCAATGGGAAGTTACGTTGCAAGCCTTATTTTAACAACTGTAATGGCTATCACAAAAACTAATGGCAATCCAGGTTGGGTTCCTCCCAACCTGAACGATGGTCATTTGGacagatttttctttctatcagCCGCACTGACTGCTTTTAACTTGGCCTTATACATAGTCTGTGCCAAACAGTATAAAGGCTCAATAATAGAGAAGCAAGATGGGGACCAAGAAGAGGAGCCTGATAGAGAGTTCAAGTGAGAATCCTTTTCAAGATGGGTAAAATTTCAGGGAACAAATATTGTCAAGACATAGCATGCATATTATCAAAGACTTGTTTGATAATAGTGTGTAGGCAAACCgatttgaaataatacaaGGTGCACAGTCTTACTTGAAATACTGTtaccttctcttcttttcacaGAGATCAATTACCGTTGAATTATGCACACATTTGTAGTTATTTTGAGGTTCAACCATTCTTAAGAGAACATCAATTTTGGatgaactttcaattttgtgtaattttattaaatatataatgcataaaaggaacaaaaaacttcaaaatgacaaaattataattactacTCTCGACTTCTTCTATGATTTCATCAACTAATGAATGCTAAACCCTCCCTATATAAAGAAGATATGCTCTAAAGGAATGGTCAGCATGTTACTTGGGGTACATAGATAAGACCTTATAATTTTCATCACTCAGTGAACACTATTGTTATTAGGAGTTCCCTCTGCAAAAATAGGTCTTTAATAGTGCGCAAGAAATAGTACCAAGAATCCTAATGGATGAATTACACAAAACTTTGCTTTTCACTTTGCTATCTTAGCTGTGAGTTCTCTTACCAACTTAGCAGCAACCATGGCTGTCATCCCATCGACAGTGTCTCGCTGAGGGTTGAACTCGACAACATCTGCACCCACAATATCCCCTTTGAGATTCTGGACAATGTTCATAACATCACGGAAAGACAAACCTCCTGGTTCAATATGAGACACTCCTGGAGCAAATGCTGGATCCAAAGAGTCAACATCTATTGAAACATAAACACCTTTTACGCCCTCTCCCAATTTCTGCACATGATACAACACAACATTGTTAGGAGTGTAAACATGCATGGGCATCATACTTCTGTTTAGAAATGAGATcgtaatgaaaaaaatacatgtattttttagtataatttttaTGCATGTATTGGAAGATACcaaattttccaaatattcaCGATCTCTTGAAAAGTTTCGCATTTCATATAGCTCCACTCCAAATCTTTTGCACTGGTCTCGTCCTTCTTGTGATATTGATCTTATACCAACctgaaatggaagaaaaagaaaaaccattacTCAAGTTCGGTAGAACATGAGTTTATGCAAGTCACTACAAGATTCTGCCCCcggagaggagagagagaacataagattttctttctttaatttcctGTATAAGAGGCATCtcattgataaaaagaaaaaaaatacataataaacATGCAAAGTTAAGGAGTCTTCCTTCACAACCACTAGGGACCTGAAAATTGAAGTATTCCGTACAGAAAGAAGAATCTTCCTGACACATTTAACAAACTAACAGCTAACAtacttttttccttaaaaaaaaaacaaaagcatcTCATTTCTCCCTTTActgatca
This DNA window, taken from Cucumis sativus cultivar 9930 chromosome 6, Cucumber_9930_V3, whole genome shotgun sequence, encodes the following:
- the LOC101212764 gene encoding protein NRT1/ PTR FAMILY 7.3 → MHGQLYFQFYSISSPSLITLNSNLRFPSNFSINQQWNHFFFRAMESKPDLKSNDELQVADLHLLENGQERFQSSSLEDGALTDQNDKTTANRRKVGGWNCGMLLLVNQGLITLAFAGVEVNLVLFSKSVLRQTNAEAANMFSRWMGTTYCFSLLGAFLSDSYLGRYLTCVIFQLVFIVGLIALSLLTHISLLKPNGCGKIGQLCDPHSLTELSIFYISIYLIALGNGAPEPALATFGVEQFDDKDPKENRAKTSFYSYFYVSINMGCLIAETILVYIENLGHWMVGFWICAVCGLLAYLLFLSGTPRYRQSKPCGNPISRFSQVLMASVKKMNLPMPSNGEGLYEGLGKKGTRRMLHTEGFKFLDRAAILTAEEANLICNHGQTPNPWKICPVTQVEEVKCILRLLPVWLCTIFSSVVFIQMISLFVEQGAAMDTLVVSNFHIPPASMTAFDIVSTTMFIMLYDRLLVPLYVRIAKRKPKAPNELQRIGIGLAIAIVALVIAGFVEQKRLKHAGVSGKEISSFSIFWQTPQYVLVGVAEAFVYVAQMDFFTSQIPEGLKSLGMGLSMSSTAMGSYVASLILTTVMAITKTNGNPGWVPPNLNDGHLDRFFFLSAALTAFNLALYIVCAKQYKGSIIEKQDGDQEEEPDREFK